A genome region from Manihot esculenta cultivar AM560-2 chromosome 5, M.esculenta_v8, whole genome shotgun sequence includes the following:
- the LOC110614710 gene encoding cytochrome c oxidase subunit 5C — protein MAAGRIAHATLKGPSVVKEICLGIAFGLAAAGLWKMHHWNEQRKVRAFYNLLEKGEISVVAEE, from the coding sequence ATGGCTGCTGGTAGAATTGCTCATGCCACCTTGAAAGGGCCAAGTGTAGTCAAGGAGATCTGTCTTGGTATTGCATTTGGCTTGGCTGCTGCTGGTCTTTGGAAGATGCATCACTGGAACGAGCAGAGGAAGGTGAGAGCGTTCTATAACTTGCTAGAAAAAGGCGAGATCAGTGTTGTTGCAGAAGAATAA